In Pseudomonas saudiphocaensis, one DNA window encodes the following:
- a CDS encoding OsmC family protein, which produces MKKTASAVWQGDLKSGKGTISTESGALKDNPYGFNTRFEGAPGTNPEELIGAAHAGCFSMALSLMLGQAGFTADRIATRAEVTLDKDGEGFSITAIALKLEAQIPGIDEAQFQQIANQAKEGCPVSKVLNAQISLTASLA; this is translated from the coding sequence ATGAAGAAAACCGCATCCGCCGTCTGGCAGGGCGACCTGAAGAGCGGCAAGGGGACCATCAGCACCGAAAGCGGTGCCTTGAAGGACAATCCATACGGTTTTAACACCCGCTTCGAAGGCGCACCCGGCACCAACCCCGAGGAACTGATCGGCGCTGCCCATGCCGGTTGCTTTTCCATGGCCCTGTCGTTGATGCTCGGCCAGGCCGGCTTTACCGCCGACCGTATCGCCACCCGCGCTGAGGTCACACTAGACAAGGACGGCGAAGGCTTCAGCATTACCGCCATCGCGCTCAAGCTCGAGGCGCAGATTCCCGGCATCGATGAAGCGCAGTTCCAGCAGATCGCCAATCAGGCGAAGGAAGGCTGCCCGGTCTCCAAGGTTCTCAACGCGCAGATAAGCCTGACGGCCAGCCTGGCTTAA
- a CDS encoding GspE/PulE family protein yields MSAFAPTSVDRLLDLNDLLRDLVAQGRLSQDVAEQCMTLRRSTAANQQHPLEFLAAQQLDDLKRPDKKLDLETLTQWLAEQAGQPYLRIDPLKINVAAITPLMSYAFAQRHKILAVAVDSQSVTIASAQPFVSSWEDNLTHVLKRPIKRVVANPVELQRFTVEFYRLAKSVSGATATDQKVSGTGNFEQLLNLGASDQEPDANDSHIVNIVDWLFQYAFDQRASDIHIEPRREQGTVRFRIDGVLHNVYQFPPQVTMAVVSRLKSLGRMNVAEKRKPQDGRVKTKTPDGGEVELRLSTLPTAFGEKMVMRIFDPEVLLKGFDQLGFSAEDLRRWQSMTRQPNGIILVTGPTGSGKTTTLYTTLKQLATPEVNVCTIEDPIEMIEGAFNQMQVQHNIDLTFASGVRALMRQDPDIIMVGEIRDLETAEMAIQAALTGHLVLSTLHTNDAPSAITRLLELGVPHYLLRATLLGVMAQRLVRTLCPHCKTPVQLNADDWQTLTKPWNAPLPTHAHQAVGCIECRDTGYRGRAGVYEIMLLNDAIKPLITADTDLLALRRQAFKDGMHSLRLSGAQKISAGLTTLEEVLRVTPQSEQK; encoded by the coding sequence ATGTCCGCCTTCGCCCCGACCTCCGTTGACCGCCTGCTTGACCTCAACGACTTGCTGCGTGACCTGGTGGCACAGGGCAGACTGTCACAGGATGTCGCCGAGCAGTGCATGACCCTGCGCCGCAGCACCGCGGCCAATCAGCAGCACCCGCTGGAGTTTCTCGCCGCGCAGCAGCTCGACGATCTGAAGCGCCCCGACAAGAAGCTGGACCTGGAAACCCTGACCCAATGGCTCGCCGAGCAGGCTGGGCAACCCTACCTGCGCATCGATCCGTTGAAGATCAATGTTGCGGCCATCACCCCGCTGATGTCCTACGCCTTCGCCCAACGCCACAAGATTCTTGCCGTGGCGGTGGACAGCCAGAGCGTGACCATTGCCAGTGCTCAGCCCTTCGTGAGCAGCTGGGAGGACAATCTCACCCACGTCCTCAAGCGTCCGATCAAGCGCGTGGTGGCCAACCCGGTGGAGCTGCAGCGCTTCACGGTGGAATTTTACCGGCTGGCCAAATCGGTCAGCGGTGCCACCGCGACGGACCAGAAGGTCAGCGGCACCGGCAACTTCGAGCAACTGCTCAACCTGGGCGCCAGCGACCAGGAACCGGATGCCAACGACTCGCACATCGTCAACATCGTCGACTGGCTGTTCCAGTACGCTTTCGACCAGCGCGCCAGCGACATCCATATCGAACCGCGGCGCGAGCAGGGCACCGTGCGCTTTCGCATCGACGGCGTGCTGCACAACGTCTATCAATTTCCGCCGCAGGTGACCATGGCGGTGGTCAGCCGACTGAAATCCCTGGGGCGGATGAACGTCGCCGAAAAACGCAAACCGCAGGATGGTCGGGTCAAGACCAAAACGCCGGATGGCGGCGAGGTGGAGCTGCGCCTGTCGACGTTGCCGACGGCCTTCGGCGAGAAGATGGTCATGCGCATCTTTGACCCGGAAGTGCTACTCAAGGGCTTCGACCAGCTGGGCTTTTCCGCCGAGGATCTGCGGCGCTGGCAGAGCATGACCCGCCAGCCCAACGGCATCATCCTGGTCACCGGCCCCACCGGCTCGGGCAAGACCACCACGCTCTACACCACCCTCAAGCAACTGGCGACGCCGGAGGTGAACGTCTGCACCATCGAAGATCCGATCGAAATGATCGAGGGAGCCTTCAACCAGATGCAGGTGCAGCACAACATCGACCTGACGTTTGCCAGCGGCGTACGCGCGCTGATGCGGCAGGACCCGGACATCATCATGGTCGGCGAGATTCGCGATCTGGAAACCGCCGAGATGGCGATTCAGGCTGCGCTGACCGGCCACCTGGTACTCTCCACCCTGCACACCAACGATGCGCCCAGCGCCATTACCCGCTTGCTGGAACTGGGCGTGCCGCATTATCTGCTGCGCGCAACGCTGCTGGGCGTAATGGCTCAGCGCCTGGTGCGCACGCTGTGCCCACATTGCAAGACGCCCGTGCAACTGAATGCTGATGACTGGCAGACTCTGACCAAGCCCTGGAACGCCCCGCTGCCGACCCACGCGCACCAAGCGGTGGGCTGCATCGAATGCCGAGATACCGGCTATCGCGGGCGTGCCGGGGTGTACGAAATCATGCTGCTGAACGATGCGATCAAACCACTCATCACCGCCGACACCGACCTCCTTGCCCTGCGCCGCCAGGCCTTCAAGGACGGAATGCACAGCCTGCGACTGTCCGGCGCGCAGAAAATCTCCGCCGGGCTGACCACCCTGGAAGAAGTGCTGCGGGTAACGCCGCAGAGCGAGCAGAAGTAG
- a CDS encoding DUF2388 domain-containing protein encodes MRKTLLAALAMTCLPVGAAMADGSFIRQVLSSGATTGSTYLTFKDNKLVTDAREDASSFVASDGVIRGPYLEAMLQQLRSEQPDLQASDLELARAVLAAEY; translated from the coding sequence ATGCGCAAAACACTTTTGGCTGCCCTTGCGATGACCTGTTTACCTGTTGGAGCGGCAATGGCGGATGGCAGTTTTATCCGCCAGGTACTTTCCTCCGGCGCAACCACCGGCTCGACTTACCTCACTTTCAAGGACAACAAGCTGGTGACGGATGCCCGCGAGGATGCCAGCAGTTTCGTTGCCAGTGACGGTGTAATCCGCGGACCTTACCTGGAAGCCATGCTGCAGCAACTGCGCAGCGAGCAACCTGATCTTCAGGCCAGCGACCTGGAGCTTGCACGCGCGGTTCTGGCCGCCGAGTACTAA
- a CDS encoding TRAP transporter substrate-binding protein, with amino-acid sequence MKRRQILAAAGVGLAATALVGCNKEAEPGAGKSEAGASAEKFSWKMVTSWPKNFPGVGVGAERFARLVNEMSAGRLTVKVYAAGELVPALEVFDAVSRGTAEMGHGAPYYWKGKVPAAQFFCALPFGPNAQEMNAWLHRGGGMELWEEVYKPFGVLPMACGATGVQTAGWFNKEIKSVDDFRGLKMRTPGLGGEVLTRMGGTVVNMPAGEIFTALQTGAIDATEWIGPYNDLALGLHKAAKYYYTPGWQEPNVTFELDVNLKAWETLPDDLKAIVRAAARDVNGDMLDDYNAKNMEALEQMREQGVEVRRLPDEVLARLKEVAAEAVDAAAAADPVASKVWEQQRAYMQRLYEYAELNEKDIYNIRG; translated from the coding sequence ATGAAACGACGTCAAATCTTGGCCGCGGCTGGTGTCGGCCTGGCCGCTACGGCTCTGGTCGGTTGCAATAAGGAGGCCGAACCTGGGGCCGGCAAGTCGGAGGCAGGCGCAAGCGCCGAGAAATTCAGCTGGAAGATGGTGACCTCCTGGCCGAAGAATTTCCCTGGCGTGGGCGTTGGGGCTGAGCGTTTCGCCAGGCTGGTCAACGAGATGAGCGCTGGCCGCCTGACGGTCAAGGTCTACGCTGCGGGTGAGCTGGTGCCAGCGCTGGAAGTGTTCGATGCAGTATCGCGCGGCACTGCCGAAATGGGCCATGGCGCACCGTACTACTGGAAAGGCAAGGTACCGGCTGCACAATTCTTCTGTGCCCTGCCGTTTGGCCCGAATGCTCAGGAAATGAACGCCTGGCTGCACCGCGGTGGCGGCATGGAACTCTGGGAAGAGGTCTACAAGCCCTTTGGCGTGTTGCCGATGGCCTGTGGTGCCACTGGCGTGCAAACCGCGGGCTGGTTCAACAAGGAAATCAAGTCGGTTGACGATTTCCGCGGCCTGAAGATGCGTACTCCAGGTTTGGGTGGTGAAGTGCTGACCCGTATGGGCGGTACCGTGGTGAATATGCCGGCTGGCGAAATCTTCACCGCGCTGCAGACCGGCGCTATTGACGCCACCGAGTGGATCGGCCCGTACAACGATCTTGCGCTGGGCCTGCACAAGGCTGCCAAGTACTACTACACGCCGGGCTGGCAGGAGCCTAACGTCACCTTCGAGCTGGACGTGAACCTCAAGGCTTGGGAAACCCTCCCCGACGATCTCAAGGCTATCGTTCGTGCCGCAGCGCGGGACGTCAACGGCGACATGCTCGATGACTACAACGCCAAGAACATGGAAGCGCTGGAGCAGATGCGCGAGCAGGGTGTTGAAGTTCGTCGCTTGCCGGATGAAGTGCTGGCGCGCCTGAAAGAGGTTGCTGCCGAAGCGGTCGATGCAGCTGCAGCCGCAGATCCGGTGGCAAGCAAGGTCTGGGAGCAGCAGCGCGCTTACATGCAGCGCCTGTACGAGTATGCCGAGCTCAACGAGAAAGACATCTACAACATTCGCGGCTGA
- a CDS encoding L,D-transpeptidase family protein produces the protein MYKKHAFRLLVPLLLTPLLACADGSEAPGPMLGALQMLPEACGKPLADIDSQARQQLTALYARAQFEPLWTSYAQLDELLSQLNALADDGLNPATYHTEAIRHAAHTATTQPLHRECSDLLASHGYLLALQHLTHGRLPQALHEPVWRSTEDPATQRDEQLLDTAAQALKTPRLAFDKARPALEQYRNLRLAYAQLRRAERTEQPNIPSGKTLRPGMTDPRLPLLRQRLSADDYLPAAAVSPDDADTYNAVDEAALMAFQRHHGLQDDGVLGVETLAALNASADERLGQLRANLERFRWLSRDIEDQSLLVDIAGGRVIHIHHGQPLWETRAQVGRSTRQTPAIKSSVTRLTLNPTWTVPPTILREDKLPKIRENLDYLAQQNLQVLDYQGNLLDPQLIDWNNPGNILLRQAAGPDNPLGRVAIRFANPYSIYLHDTPSQGLFGRAQRATSSGCVRVESVMQLVNLLLAENEQERFERLLETGKTYEFRLSKAMPILLAYWTAEADSSGQPRYRPDIYQRDRSLLGALLAADQ, from the coding sequence TTGTACAAAAAACATGCATTTCGTCTTCTCGTGCCGCTTCTACTCACGCCACTGTTGGCATGCGCCGACGGCAGCGAGGCCCCCGGCCCCATGCTGGGCGCGCTGCAAATGCTTCCCGAAGCGTGCGGCAAACCGTTGGCCGATATCGACTCACAGGCACGCCAGCAGCTGACCGCGCTGTATGCACGCGCGCAATTCGAACCCCTGTGGACTTCCTATGCACAGCTCGACGAATTGCTGAGCCAGCTCAACGCGCTGGCCGATGACGGGTTAAACCCTGCGACCTATCACACCGAAGCCATTCGCCACGCGGCACATACAGCAACCACGCAGCCGCTCCATCGCGAGTGCAGCGATCTGCTCGCCAGCCATGGTTATCTCCTGGCCCTGCAGCATCTGACCCACGGCCGCTTGCCCCAGGCTCTTCACGAACCGGTCTGGCGTAGTACCGAGGATCCGGCAACCCAGCGGGACGAGCAACTGCTGGATACCGCCGCGCAAGCGCTGAAAACCCCACGACTGGCCTTCGACAAGGCTCGCCCGGCACTGGAGCAGTACCGCAACCTGCGCTTGGCCTATGCGCAGCTACGCCGTGCCGAGCGCACCGAGCAACCGAACATCCCATCCGGGAAGACCTTGCGCCCCGGCATGACAGACCCGCGCCTGCCGCTGCTGCGCCAGCGCCTGAGCGCCGACGATTACCTTCCGGCGGCTGCCGTATCTCCGGACGATGCCGACACTTACAACGCCGTTGATGAGGCTGCACTCATGGCTTTCCAGCGCCATCACGGACTGCAGGATGACGGCGTGCTGGGTGTCGAGACCCTTGCCGCACTGAATGCCTCCGCGGACGAGCGGCTCGGCCAGTTACGGGCGAATCTCGAGCGCTTCCGCTGGCTTTCCCGTGATATCGAGGATCAATCTCTGCTGGTGGACATTGCCGGCGGACGGGTGATCCATATCCACCATGGCCAGCCCCTATGGGAAACCCGCGCCCAGGTCGGTCGCAGCACGCGGCAGACACCTGCGATCAAATCCAGTGTGACCCGCCTGACACTGAATCCAACCTGGACCGTACCGCCGACCATTCTGCGGGAAGACAAACTGCCGAAGATCCGCGAAAACCTCGACTACCTCGCGCAGCAAAACCTGCAGGTCCTGGACTACCAGGGCAACCTGCTCGACCCGCAGCTGATCGACTGGAACAACCCCGGCAACATCCTGCTGCGGCAGGCGGCAGGCCCGGACAACCCCCTCGGACGGGTGGCCATCCGCTTTGCCAACCCGTACTCAATCTACCTGCACGACACCCCGAGTCAGGGATTGTTCGGCCGCGCGCAACGAGCCACCAGCTCCGGCTGCGTAAGGGTCGAATCGGTGATGCAGCTGGTCAACCTGCTACTCGCCGAGAATGAGCAAGAACGCTTCGAGCGACTACTCGAAACCGGGAAAACCTACGAATTTCGCCTGAGCAAAGCGATGCCTATACTACTAGCCTACTGGACAGCCGAAGCCGACAGCAGCGGCCAGCCGCGCTATCGCCCCGACATTTACCAGCGTGACCGCAGCCTTCTAGGAGCACTGTTGGCTGCCGATCAATAA
- a CDS encoding murein L,D-transpeptidase catalytic domain family protein gives MMVTLRRLCLVAGLLMSAPLALAAPSYKPLLNDLARVAPALDTRVLSHAIAAMQCAVNNGASPAKRLAVIDFSLPSSERRLWIFDLQRKRLLLEEFVAHGQKSGENHATRFSNILGSHQSSIGLFRTAESYHGKHGYSLRMDGLEPGVNDLARERAIVIHPADYVNPDWIATQGRIGRSQGCPAVRPEVARMVVDSLKGGQFMFSWYPDQDWLQSSAYLNCQPSRVAGILAARQG, from the coding sequence ATGATGGTAACGCTAAGGCGCCTGTGCCTTGTCGCCGGCTTGCTGATGTCTGCGCCGCTGGCTCTGGCTGCGCCTTCTTATAAGCCTTTGCTGAACGATTTGGCGCGAGTTGCGCCTGCTCTGGATACGCGGGTACTGAGCCACGCCATAGCAGCCATGCAATGCGCCGTAAACAATGGTGCCAGCCCAGCCAAGCGGCTGGCAGTGATTGATTTCTCCCTCCCGTCCTCCGAGCGGCGCTTGTGGATCTTCGACCTTCAGCGCAAGCGATTGTTGCTGGAAGAGTTTGTCGCCCACGGACAGAAGTCCGGTGAGAATCACGCCACGCGCTTTTCCAATATCCTCGGCAGCCACCAGTCGAGTATCGGCCTGTTCCGCACTGCCGAGAGCTACCACGGCAAGCACGGCTATTCACTGCGCATGGATGGCCTTGAACCCGGCGTGAATGACCTGGCCCGCGAGCGTGCCATCGTCATCCACCCGGCGGACTACGTGAATCCGGATTGGATCGCCACTCAGGGGCGCATCGGTCGCAGCCAGGGCTGCCCGGCAGTACGCCCGGAAGTGGCGCGCATGGTGGTCGATAGCCTCAAGGGCGGACAGTTCATGTTTTCCTGGTATCCCGACCAGGACTGGCTGCAGTCCTCGGCCTATCTCAACTGCCAGCCTTCGCGGGTGGCGGGGATATTGGCGGCACGGCAGGGATAG
- a CDS encoding PAS domain-containing protein, whose protein sequence is MDRRAEILNEEDQDQDEAERRAALAEYGVFEIPDNTAFDDLLSLAADLCGTSSAAILFPERGRHHFLASLNLDEQGRACASTLCTRSMAQASALVIEDLAADPQNQPLSGFYAAAVLQTPHGLPLGTLCVLHAEPQQLFERQLAQLQTLARQVMALLELRRERATDRPSEGSTHFRKAIDQASQALLEAEQRVSLANEIASIGVWEYDLERNVLHWDAQLKALGGIAANEPELSLNEFLARVHDDDRQPLIDTFRSALEDQDGEISLDYRVYDAAGQHFRWLTNRGRRLQAPNGSIRLLGTARDITAERNAALELQHMNALLEEQIRERSLTEQRQTLLMELGDLLRGQPDSLTIASAVVQTLGESLNVSRAAFLNIDPAGHYATVERYWSGDAHGESDERMCFSDYGDFIYDLQNDELVVVEDVQHDTRTAAQAETLLGRHIQSLVCVPLQEQGHLSAALILLQKQPRQWSEEDLSFIREVTDRAWTADERIRAERALRASEEQFRTLADNMSQFAWMADPTGHIYWYNKRWYDYTGTTYEAMRALSWRSVNHPDHHERVSASMKRAVAIGSVWEETFPLRGKDGQYRWFLSRALPIRDEFGQVTHWFGTNTDITAQVTAEEALRELNDNLERRVAERTRELAEINHLLHLEMAERERAEETLRHAQKMEAIGQLTGGLAHDLNNMLSGVLGALELIQRRVASGRVTDLNRYVDAATTSANRAAALTHRLLAFARRQSLDPKPVDVNRLVLSMEDMLRRTMAEHITLETRLQADPWLAYTDAHQLENALLNLVINARDAMSEGGRLIIQTSSVHIGEPQHDNLEPGDYVTLSVADNGCGMPAEVIAKAFDPFFTTKPIGQGTGLGLSMVYGFVKQTGGHVQIDSTPGQGTLITLFLPRNQEVQIEVSEEQESPDLEAQGARHGETVLVVEDEVAVRMLVIEVLEELGYQVLEAVDGTTALPFLQSDRRIDLLLSDIGLPGISGRQLAEIARQVRPRLNVLFITGYAPDAEVRDDFLAPGMDMLTKPFSIDILGAKVRQLIGHSG, encoded by the coding sequence ATGGATAGACGAGCAGAAATCTTGAACGAAGAAGACCAAGATCAGGACGAAGCTGAACGGCGAGCAGCGTTAGCCGAATACGGGGTTTTCGAAATACCTGACAACACCGCATTCGACGATCTGCTATCGCTGGCTGCAGACTTGTGCGGTACATCCAGCGCCGCCATCCTCTTTCCCGAACGCGGGCGCCACCATTTTTTGGCCTCGCTAAACCTCGACGAACAAGGCCGTGCTTGCGCCAGCACACTCTGCACCAGATCGATGGCGCAAGCATCGGCGCTGGTTATCGAAGATCTTGCCGCCGATCCGCAAAATCAGCCGCTGTCCGGCTTCTATGCCGCAGCTGTATTGCAGACCCCGCACGGGCTGCCACTCGGCACGCTTTGCGTGCTGCATGCCGAACCTCAACAACTTTTCGAGCGACAGCTGGCCCAGCTGCAGACCCTGGCCCGACAAGTCATGGCCTTGCTGGAGTTACGCCGTGAACGCGCCACGGACCGCCCTTCGGAAGGTTCCACACACTTTCGCAAAGCCATCGACCAGGCCAGCCAGGCCCTGCTGGAAGCCGAACAGCGAGTCAGCCTGGCCAATGAAATCGCCTCCATTGGGGTCTGGGAATATGACCTCGAGCGCAATGTCCTGCACTGGGATGCCCAACTCAAGGCACTCGGCGGCATCGCCGCCAACGAGCCGGAGCTGAGCCTTAACGAATTCCTTGCCAGGGTCCACGATGATGATCGCCAGCCGCTAATCGACACCTTCCGCAGTGCACTGGAAGATCAGGATGGCGAGATCAGCCTCGACTACCGCGTCTACGACGCCGCCGGTCAGCACTTCCGCTGGCTGACCAACCGCGGTCGTCGCCTTCAGGCACCTAACGGCAGCATCCGCCTGCTGGGTACCGCTCGGGACATCACTGCCGAACGCAACGCAGCGCTTGAGCTGCAACACATGAATGCCCTGCTGGAGGAGCAGATCCGCGAAAGAAGCCTCACCGAGCAGCGCCAGACACTGCTTATGGAGCTTGGCGATCTGCTGCGTGGACAGCCGGACAGCCTGACCATTGCCTCCGCCGTTGTGCAGACATTGGGAGAGAGCCTGAACGTCAGTCGCGCTGCCTTTCTCAACATCGATCCCGCCGGCCATTACGCCACCGTGGAACGCTATTGGAGCGGCGACGCCCACGGCGAGAGCGACGAGCGCATGTGCTTCTCCGATTACGGCGACTTCATCTACGACCTGCAAAACGATGAGCTGGTAGTGGTCGAAGACGTGCAGCACGATACCCGTACTGCAGCGCAAGCCGAGACCCTTTTGGGGCGCCACATTCAGAGTCTGGTCTGTGTACCGCTGCAGGAGCAGGGTCACCTAAGCGCCGCGCTAATCCTTTTGCAGAAGCAGCCGCGCCAATGGAGCGAAGAGGACCTTTCCTTTATCCGCGAAGTGACCGACCGCGCCTGGACCGCTGACGAACGCATCCGTGCCGAACGCGCCCTGCGCGCCAGCGAGGAACAGTTCCGCACGCTGGCCGACAATATGAGCCAGTTCGCCTGGATGGCCGACCCAACCGGGCACATCTACTGGTACAACAAACGCTGGTACGACTACACCGGAACGACCTACGAAGCCATGCGCGCCCTTAGCTGGCGCTCGGTGAACCATCCCGATCACCATGAGCGGGTCAGCGCCTCGATGAAACGCGCGGTGGCAATCGGCTCGGTCTGGGAGGAGACCTTCCCGCTGCGTGGCAAGGACGGCCAGTACCGCTGGTTTCTGTCACGTGCCCTGCCCATTCGCGATGAATTCGGCCAGGTCACACACTGGTTCGGCACCAATACCGATATCACCGCCCAGGTCACCGCCGAGGAAGCTCTACGCGAACTCAACGACAACCTTGAGCGTCGCGTTGCCGAACGTACCCGCGAACTGGCAGAGATCAACCACCTGCTGCACCTGGAAATGGCCGAGCGCGAGCGCGCTGAGGAAACCCTGCGCCACGCACAAAAGATGGAAGCCATCGGCCAACTTACCGGTGGTCTGGCCCACGACCTCAACAACATGCTCAGCGGCGTGCTGGGCGCACTGGAACTGATCCAGCGGCGGGTCGCCAGCGGTCGGGTGACCGATCTCAATCGCTATGTCGATGCCGCCACAACCTCTGCCAACCGGGCTGCCGCCCTGACCCACCGCCTATTGGCCTTCGCCCGCCGACAGTCATTGGACCCCAAACCGGTAGACGTCAACCGGCTGGTGCTGTCCATGGAAGACATGCTGCGCCGTACCATGGCCGAGCACATCACCTTGGAAACCCGGCTGCAAGCGGACCCCTGGCTGGCCTACACCGATGCCCACCAGCTGGAAAACGCCCTGCTCAATCTGGTCATCAACGCCCGCGATGCCATGAGCGAAGGCGGTCGGCTGATCATCCAGACCAGCTCCGTGCACATTGGCGAACCCCAGCATGACAATCTCGAACCGGGCGACTACGTCACTCTCAGCGTGGCCGACAACGGCTGCGGCATGCCGGCAGAGGTGATCGCCAAGGCCTTCGACCCCTTTTTCACCACCAAACCCATCGGCCAAGGCACCGGCCTTGGCCTGTCGATGGTCTACGGTTTCGTCAAGCAAACCGGCGGCCATGTGCAGATCGACAGCACTCCCGGCCAGGGCACCCTGATCACCCTGTTCCTGCCGCGCAACCAGGAGGTGCAGATAGAGGTTTCCGAGGAGCAAGAGAGCCCCGATCTGGAAGCTCAGGGCGCTCGCCACGGCGAAACCGTACTGGTCGTCGAAGACGAGGTCGCCGTGCGCATGCTGGTGATCGAGGTGCTGGAAGAGCTTGGCTACCAGGTACTCGAAGCCGTGGATGGCACCACCGCGCTGCCCTTCCTGCAAAGCGATCGGCGAATCGATTTGTTGCTCAGTGATATTGGCCTGCCTGGGATCAGTGGTCGCCAACTCGCCGAAATTGCTCGGCAAGTGCGCCCGCGACTCAATGTGCTTTTCATCACCGGTTACGCACCCGATGCCGAGGTGCGTGACGACTTCCTGGCACCCGGCATGGACATGCTGACCAAGCCCTTCAGCATCGACATCCTCGGCGCCAAGGTGCGTCAGCTGATCGGGCACAGCGGATAA
- a CDS encoding TRAP transporter small permease subunit — translation MSQHAPPLLVLARLIDTLNARFGQACAWLTLFLVLGTAVVVVLRYGFGIGATALQEAVLYAHALVFMGAAAWTLQRNGHVRVDIFYQRFSARYQALVEVLGTLLFLLPVCLFLGWASWDYVSNSWSTLEASSESGGLKFVYLQKSIILILVFTLILQGIAEIIKAAYLFAGRLPAAEPEVKHG, via the coding sequence ATGTCGCAACATGCCCCTCCTCTGCTCGTCTTGGCCCGTCTGATCGATACGCTAAACGCCCGTTTTGGTCAGGCCTGCGCCTGGCTGACCCTCTTTCTGGTGCTCGGCACCGCAGTCGTGGTGGTGCTGCGCTACGGCTTCGGCATCGGAGCCACGGCACTTCAGGAAGCAGTTCTCTATGCCCACGCGCTCGTCTTCATGGGCGCCGCCGCCTGGACGCTGCAGCGCAACGGCCATGTACGTGTCGACATCTTTTATCAGCGATTCAGCGCACGCTATCAAGCTCTGGTTGAAGTGCTAGGCACGCTGCTCTTTCTTCTCCCTGTTTGCCTGTTTCTTGGCTGGGCCAGCTGGGACTACGTCAGCAATTCCTGGTCAACGCTGGAGGCGTCCAGCGAGTCCGGAGGCTTGAAATTCGTCTACCTGCAAAAAAGCATCATCCTGATACTCGTGTTCACCCTGATACTGCAGGGCATCGCTGAGATCATCAAAGCAGCCTACCTCTTTGCCGGTCGCCTGCCGGCCGCAGAGCCGGAGGTGAAGCATGGCTGA